The DNA region GTTGGTTTCTATTATTTTATTTATTAACTCAATACCATCAAAGACAAAACCATCCATTCTTAAATCTACAATAGCTAATGAGAAATACCTGTTTTCAATAGATTCAATGATATCATCTTCTTCAAAAACACTTTTCAAATCATATTCAGAAGAAAGGTTTTTTCTAAGACCTTTTTCTAGTCCTTGAGCCTGTACTTTCACGTCATCTATAATTAAAATACTTCGCTTCATTCTTCTGAATTTATTATGGGTAAAGATATTAAAAAATATTTTTGATACTCTTCATTTTCTAAAGGGTAATATTCTATTGAGCCATTATATAGCTCACATAAGTATTTCGCGTGGTGCAAGCCTATTCCAGAACCTCCTGTATTTGAAATTCCATAATCGAAAATTTTATTTTCTATTTTCTTTTCAACTTCCTCTCCGTTATCAAATATGCTTATTTTTAAAAAGTCTTCATCTTTATCAACTGAAAATTTAATTTTTCTATTTGAGTCTATTTTTGAAAGTGCTTTTGTTGCATTAATTATAATATTATTTGTCATTTGCACAACTGATTGAAAAGGTAAACTAAAATAGATTTCTTGCTCTAAATTATTTTCTTTAATTAGAGAAATTTTGTTTTCATAGAAATTATCTCTATTTAAAAGTTCAACTGCAGTTATTAAACTGCTGTAGGAAAAATTGTCTTTATCGCTATGAGGAACTAATTTAGAGAAGTTTTCAATTGTCTCTCTCATTATTTTTAAATTCAATTTAATTGAGTTTAAATGTTCGTCAGTAATTTCATCAGAGGTGTTTGTGCTTACTACACTATCGATACTTTGAATAGAGTTTTTAATATCGTGTCTAGCAAAATTACTCAGCATAGTGATGTGTATATCGTGTGATTTTGATATGGCATCAATATTTTTTCCATGTAGCCTAAGTTCATTTTTTAATTCCTCAATTCTTAGGTTTAAAACAACTGGGTTGTTCTTTTTCTTTGGGATATATTTCTTTTTTCGTTTACTCACTTTTTGTTAGTTCTTGTATATTTAATGATAAAAGTTTACCAAATAAAATAACGGTATTTAGCCCTCATACATATTCATTTAGATATGGTGTTATATGTTAACGAAAATAGCCGAAAAACTCTACAAACAAAAATCCAAGCCTCAACTTTCCGTATAAACCTGTCCACGGTGGGGTTTTAGGGCGTCACGAATAGGTTTCATTTGGTCTTCATCAACCACCAAAAAGGCCGTGCTGTGGTGTTCAGAAAGGGTTTCAACGCCGGTAATGTTGAGGTTTAGTTTTTCAATGGCAATGTATTCCTTTAAATGGATCTCGTGGTGCTGTGCCGTTTTATGGGCATTGGGACCACGAAA from Tamlana crocina includes:
- a CDS encoding ATP-binding protein, with the translated sequence MSKRKKKYIPKKKNNPVVLNLRIEELKNELRLHGKNIDAISKSHDIHITMLSNFARHDIKNSIQSIDSVVSTNTSDEITDEHLNSIKLNLKIMRETIENFSKLVPHSDKDNFSYSSLITAVELLNRDNFYENKISLIKENNLEQEIYFSLPFQSVVQMTNNIIINATKALSKIDSNRKIKFSVDKDEDFLKISIFDNGEEVEKKIENKIFDYGISNTGGSGIGLHHAKYLCELYNGSIEYYPLENEEYQKYFLISLPIINSEE